A stretch of Geomonas oryzisoli DNA encodes these proteins:
- a CDS encoding beta-ketoacyl synthase N-terminal-like domain-containing protein, with product MKQQSPSVAIVGMGGIFPDAPELTKFWDNIRNAKSAAREVPAGRWALAADAAFHPEAGKPDHVYSKRGCFIDGLPPLSSLSGLHIDPKLADGLDPAFHLLLHAGKRAFDSAVTAKLDRSRIGVIIGNLALPSEKSAELSRALLGRNFEEKLLGHAGSDPIPNPLNRYVAGLPAGLLASALGLGGGCSTLDAACASSLYAIKLACDELISGRADAMLTGGLSRPDPLYTQMGFAQLRALSRRGICSPFDASGDGLVVGEGAGIFVLKRLDDAIAQGDHIYGVIRGIGLSNDVGGSLLAPMADGQLRAMRAAYAKAGWAPQDVDLIECHATGTPVGDATEVGSLRELWGDAPGKGCVIGSVKSNIGHLLTAAGSAALTKVLLAMAEETLPPTANFNKAPDTFQLERSPFKVLQGAAPWQRRGDGVPRRAAVSAFGFGGINAHLLVEEWLSDGAAGAAEATSRGTGTSRSQSPAVAVVGLDARFGKWQDLKSFQTRVLGGEPGAKPSQPKDWWGAEQSAWFSKEKLKDTPFAGFYLDEFSQPTDQFRIPPKELEEMLPQQLLMLQSAAAAMKDAGMERGDNLRAGVFVGIALDLNSTNFAFRWTIAEKAKAWARELGLQLSPEEMELWIEQLRDQAGPALTANRTMGALGSVVASRVAREFRCGGPSFTMSSEESSGLRALETAVRQLQSDEIDRAIVGAVDLAGDLRAVIGQHLNRPYSGFGSATPFDQSADGTVVGEGAATVILKRLEDAERDGDRIYAVIGGIGSASGEVMLPGVPAYRHALERAYGEAEAAPAGIGLIEAHGSGNAAEDRMEAAALTEFFDEPGPTAQQRRLPVVSVKGDIGHTGAASGLASLVRGCLALYQEIIPGARSGERPVGQLSGNGALFLPNGSRYWLRNRSEGARHAGVSVFGVDGSVSHVVLQGYDNVPERAVVEQIAPLGGWDEFLFSVTGADRQELAEGLQQLRETAERKPAPNVAALSRRVCKESSASGAPLAVSLVARSADELASLCLQGERILRSDETYAEAVLHPSQRDRLFFTAKPIGKSGKIGFVYPGSGNHFAGMGMELSARWPEIYRRQDAENLYLREQFQPEQFWNGAPIDSVHENHLAVIFGQVATGCAVTDVVQRFGIKPSAVISYSLGESAGLFATRTWTERDLMLTRMKASTLFTRDLAGECRAAREAWGEPEGKEINWSIGVVDAPAREVRRAIKKTSRVYLLIVNTPDECVIGGDVKWVKHLVAMLDCRFFPLQGVTTVHCEVARQVANAYRDLHVFNTNPPAGITFYSGAAGSAYQVNRRSAAESILAQAVEGIDYPKVIEAAYDEGIRYFIEMGPGASCSRMIGRILNNRPHVARSVCQPGTDANSAVLRLLAQLTAERVPVDLEPLFSTVPDVPVPASVIAAEHKGLRFTTGGAPFAPERGLAPQVPVPLSPKTTAVPMAASPLQTPVRPAPADTPNPPISRPADVQVSTARNTPEEGVEKGQAKRGQAPTEPVPPSQIPAQESTVQPLLGDFARARDAHQQAHEAYLRVANDLSRSIADTLALQISIQQQMLAAGIPVEVQIPSVSPSQRGGREARAVVDNAAPSAVTVSGVAQAPRRAQVSGMAPAPNPAPAPYPGALPALYDYDMCLEFAIGSVAKMLGPEFAEADSYPTRVRLPDVPLQLVHRIVALEGEPKSMTSGRVVTQHDVHPGAWYLDGGRIPTCIAVEAGQADLFLSGYLGIDFITKGLAVYRLLDAVVTFHRELPAPGETINYDIRIERFFRQGETYLFRFHFEATVNGEPLLSMRNGCAGFFSQQELDAGKGIVRGAIDLRPRTGKLPADWQYLVSMQPASYDARQLDALRRGDLAACFGPLFAGLPVQRPLTLPGGRMELVHRVMELVPDGGRCGLGFIRAEADIHPDDWFITCHFVDDRVMPGTLMYECCMHTLRIFLLRLGWVAEADGAAWQPVPGVASQLCCRGQVLETTKVVTYEVTVRELGYRPEPYAIVDALMYADGKPIVEITNMSARLTGTTREALLQLWQSKHAQSLSFAAPAAQGVQAPLYDRKAALYTKQQILAYSNGNPSEGFGDRYKVFDSERKIARLPGPPFQFMDRVTGIKGEPWQMVPGAMAEAQYDIPVDEWYFAADRQTRMPFAVLLEAALQPCGWLAAYVGSALTSPTDISFRNLGGTAVQHRPVTPHSGTLTATATLTKAATSGGMIIQEFNFSVADRHGVLYEGETMFGFFAKEALANQVGIREAAPYIPSAEEAGRGRSLPYPEQRPFPDKTLRMIDRIELYVPDGGPAGLGYLRGIKTVVGEDWYFKAHFYQDPVTPGSLGLESFLQLMKFAAVERWGWNEGDTVAAVALERKHRWLYRGQVVPANKEVTVMAWVTAVDDANRILTAAGFLYVDGRAIYQMNDFTVQIERG from the coding sequence ATGAAGCAGCAGTCGCCTTCCGTGGCAATCGTCGGCATGGGCGGGATCTTTCCCGACGCGCCGGAACTGACGAAATTCTGGGATAACATCCGTAACGCCAAGAGCGCAGCGCGCGAGGTACCGGCAGGACGCTGGGCCCTCGCGGCTGACGCCGCCTTCCATCCGGAGGCCGGGAAGCCGGACCACGTGTACTCCAAACGCGGCTGCTTCATCGACGGCCTCCCGCCCCTGTCCTCGCTTTCCGGGCTGCACATCGACCCGAAGCTCGCCGACGGGCTGGATCCCGCCTTCCACCTGCTGCTGCATGCCGGCAAGCGTGCCTTCGACAGCGCCGTAACGGCGAAGCTCGACCGCTCCCGCATCGGCGTCATCATCGGCAACCTGGCCCTTCCCAGCGAGAAATCCGCCGAACTCTCCCGCGCCCTCCTGGGCCGGAATTTCGAGGAAAAACTCCTGGGGCACGCCGGGAGCGACCCGATCCCGAACCCGTTGAACCGCTACGTCGCCGGGCTTCCTGCCGGACTCCTGGCCTCCGCGCTCGGGCTCGGCGGAGGATGCAGCACCCTGGACGCCGCCTGCGCCTCCTCGTTGTACGCCATCAAGCTTGCCTGCGACGAGCTCATCTCCGGCCGCGCCGACGCCATGCTCACCGGCGGCCTGTCCCGTCCCGATCCCCTCTACACCCAGATGGGCTTCGCCCAGTTGCGCGCCCTGTCGCGGCGCGGCATCTGCTCGCCCTTCGACGCCTCCGGCGACGGCCTGGTCGTGGGTGAAGGGGCCGGCATCTTCGTGCTCAAGCGGCTCGACGACGCCATCGCGCAGGGAGATCACATCTACGGCGTGATCAGGGGGATCGGTCTCTCCAACGACGTGGGCGGCAGCCTTTTGGCCCCCATGGCCGACGGGCAGTTGCGCGCCATGCGCGCCGCCTATGCCAAGGCCGGGTGGGCGCCGCAGGACGTCGATCTCATCGAGTGCCATGCCACCGGTACCCCGGTCGGCGACGCGACCGAGGTCGGCAGTCTGCGAGAGCTCTGGGGCGACGCCCCCGGCAAGGGATGCGTGATCGGCTCGGTGAAATCCAACATCGGCCACCTCCTGACCGCCGCCGGTTCCGCCGCGTTGACCAAGGTGCTCCTGGCCATGGCCGAGGAAACCCTCCCCCCGACGGCGAATTTCAATAAGGCTCCGGATACCTTCCAGCTCGAGCGCAGCCCGTTCAAAGTCCTGCAGGGCGCAGCCCCGTGGCAGCGTCGTGGCGACGGCGTGCCCCGCCGTGCCGCCGTTTCCGCCTTCGGGTTCGGCGGCATCAACGCGCACCTGCTGGTCGAGGAATGGTTGTCTGACGGCGCAGCCGGTGCTGCTGAAGCTACAAGCAGGGGGACAGGCACCTCGCGGAGCCAGTCCCCGGCTGTTGCCGTGGTCGGCCTCGATGCCCGCTTTGGCAAATGGCAGGATCTGAAATCATTCCAGACCCGCGTACTCGGCGGTGAGCCCGGTGCGAAGCCGTCCCAGCCCAAGGACTGGTGGGGAGCCGAGCAAAGCGCCTGGTTCAGCAAGGAAAAGCTGAAGGACACCCCCTTCGCCGGTTTCTACCTGGACGAGTTCTCCCAGCCGACCGACCAGTTCCGCATCCCGCCCAAGGAACTCGAGGAGATGCTGCCGCAGCAGCTCCTGATGCTGCAGTCCGCCGCTGCCGCCATGAAAGACGCCGGGATGGAGCGCGGCGACAACCTGCGCGCCGGTGTCTTCGTCGGCATCGCGCTCGACCTGAACAGCACCAATTTCGCCTTCCGCTGGACCATCGCGGAAAAGGCCAAGGCGTGGGCGCGGGAACTTGGCCTGCAGCTCTCTCCGGAGGAGATGGAGCTGTGGATCGAACAACTGCGCGACCAGGCTGGCCCGGCACTTACCGCCAACCGCACCATGGGTGCCCTGGGGAGCGTGGTCGCCAGCCGCGTGGCCCGGGAATTCCGTTGTGGCGGCCCGAGCTTCACCATGTCCAGCGAGGAAAGCTCCGGCCTGCGCGCCCTGGAAACGGCGGTGCGCCAGCTGCAGTCGGACGAGATCGACCGTGCCATCGTGGGAGCCGTGGATCTCGCCGGCGACCTGCGGGCCGTGATCGGGCAACACCTTAACCGCCCCTACTCCGGCTTTGGCAGCGCCACCCCCTTCGACCAGTCCGCCGACGGCACCGTGGTCGGCGAGGGAGCTGCCACCGTGATCCTGAAACGCCTGGAAGATGCTGAGCGCGACGGAGACCGTATCTACGCCGTCATCGGAGGCATCGGCAGCGCGAGCGGCGAAGTCATGCTCCCCGGCGTTCCCGCCTACCGTCACGCGCTGGAGCGCGCCTACGGCGAGGCCGAGGCAGCGCCCGCCGGCATCGGTCTCATCGAGGCCCACGGCAGCGGCAACGCGGCCGAAGACCGCATGGAAGCCGCCGCACTCACCGAGTTCTTCGACGAGCCGGGTCCCACGGCGCAACAAAGGCGCCTCCCCGTTGTCAGCGTCAAGGGCGATATCGGTCACACCGGCGCCGCTTCGGGTCTGGCCTCGCTGGTGCGCGGCTGCCTGGCGCTGTACCAGGAGATCATCCCGGGAGCGCGCTCCGGCGAGCGTCCCGTGGGCCAGCTCTCCGGCAACGGCGCCCTCTTCCTCCCCAACGGATCACGCTACTGGCTGAGAAACCGCAGCGAAGGAGCGCGCCATGCCGGCGTCAGCGTCTTTGGCGTGGACGGCAGCGTGAGCCATGTCGTGCTGCAGGGGTACGATAACGTCCCCGAGCGCGCAGTGGTAGAGCAGATTGCGCCGCTGGGGGGCTGGGACGAATTCCTGTTCAGCGTCACCGGTGCCGACCGGCAGGAATTGGCCGAAGGGCTGCAGCAGCTGCGGGAGACGGCGGAAAGAAAGCCGGCTCCGAACGTGGCCGCCCTCTCCCGGCGCGTCTGCAAGGAAAGCAGCGCCTCCGGCGCACCGCTTGCCGTTTCCCTGGTTGCCCGCAGCGCCGACGAGCTCGCCTCGCTCTGCCTGCAGGGAGAGCGGATCCTGCGCTCGGACGAGACCTACGCCGAGGCGGTGCTGCATCCTTCCCAGCGCGACCGCCTCTTCTTCACCGCCAAGCCCATCGGCAAAAGCGGCAAGATCGGCTTCGTCTACCCCGGCTCCGGCAACCATTTCGCCGGTATGGGGATGGAGCTGTCCGCCCGCTGGCCCGAGATCTATCGCCGTCAGGACGCGGAAAACCTCTACCTGCGCGAGCAGTTCCAGCCGGAGCAGTTCTGGAACGGCGCGCCGATCGACAGCGTGCACGAGAACCATCTCGCCGTCATCTTCGGCCAAGTGGCCACCGGCTGCGCGGTCACCGACGTGGTGCAGCGCTTTGGGATCAAGCCGAGCGCGGTGATCAGCTACAGCCTGGGCGAATCCGCCGGGCTTTTCGCCACCCGCACCTGGACCGAGCGCGACCTCATGCTGACCCGCATGAAGGCTTCCACCCTCTTCACCCGCGACCTGGCCGGCGAATGCCGCGCCGCCCGCGAAGCATGGGGGGAGCCCGAAGGCAAAGAGATCAACTGGAGCATCGGCGTGGTCGACGCCCCGGCGCGCGAGGTACGGCGCGCCATCAAGAAGACCAGCAGGGTGTACCTCCTCATCGTCAACACGCCCGACGAGTGCGTCATCGGCGGCGATGTTAAGTGGGTCAAGCACCTGGTGGCCATGCTCGATTGCCGTTTCTTCCCGCTGCAGGGTGTGACCACCGTGCATTGCGAGGTGGCGCGCCAGGTGGCGAACGCCTACCGCGACCTGCACGTCTTCAACACCAATCCGCCCGCCGGGATCACCTTCTACAGCGGCGCGGCCGGGAGCGCCTACCAGGTTAACCGCCGCAGCGCGGCCGAGTCGATCCTGGCCCAGGCCGTCGAAGGGATCGATTATCCGAAGGTGATCGAAGCCGCCTACGATGAAGGGATCCGTTACTTCATCGAGATGGGCCCCGGTGCTTCCTGCAGCCGGATGATCGGGCGCATCCTCAACAACCGCCCGCACGTGGCGCGTTCCGTCTGCCAGCCCGGCACCGATGCCAACTCCGCGGTACTACGGTTGCTGGCGCAGCTTACCGCCGAGCGCGTCCCTGTCGATCTGGAACCGCTCTTCTCCACTGTTCCGGATGTCCCCGTGCCGGCGTCGGTTATCGCAGCCGAACACAAAGGCCTTCGTTTCACCACCGGCGGGGCACCGTTCGCACCGGAGAGGGGACTGGCTCCGCAGGTGCCAGTCCCCCTGTCGCCCAAGACCACGGCCGTGCCGATGGCGGCTTCCCCGCTGCAGACGCCTGTCCGCCCAGCGCCTGCGGATACACCGAATCCTCCGATAAGCCGACCCGCAGATGTTCAGGTAAGTACGGCACGAAATACGCCTGAAGAAGGGGTAGAAAAGGGACAGGCTAAAAGGGGACAGGCACCTACGGAGCCAGTCCCCCCGTCGCAGATACCTGCACAGGAGAGTACGGTTCAGCCTCTGCTCGGCGACTTTGCCCGCGCGCGTGATGCCCACCAGCAGGCCCACGAGGCGTACCTCAGAGTGGCCAACGACCTGAGCCGGTCCATCGCCGATACGCTGGCGCTGCAGATCTCCATCCAGCAGCAGATGCTGGCTGCCGGGATACCGGTTGAGGTGCAAATCCCCTCTGTCTCCCCTTCGCAAAGGGGAGGACGTGAGGCACGCGCAGTGGTTGATAATGCTGCACCGTCTGCAGTTACGGTATCGGGAGTGGCTCAAGCACCGAGAAGAGCCCAAGTATCAGGAATGGCTCCGGCACCGAATCCCGCTCCCGCACCCTACCCCGGTGCGCTGCCGGCGCTGTACGACTACGACATGTGCCTGGAATTCGCCATCGGGTCGGTCGCAAAGATGCTCGGTCCCGAGTTCGCCGAGGCGGACAGCTACCCGACCAGGGTGAGACTGCCGGACGTGCCGCTGCAGCTCGTGCACCGCATCGTGGCGCTCGAGGGTGAGCCGAAATCGATGACCAGCGGTCGGGTGGTGACCCAGCACGATGTGCATCCCGGCGCCTGGTACCTGGACGGCGGGCGCATACCGACCTGCATCGCGGTCGAGGCGGGCCAGGCCGACCTGTTCCTGTCCGGCTATCTCGGCATCGACTTCATCACCAAGGGCCTCGCCGTCTACCGGCTCCTGGACGCCGTGGTGACCTTCCACCGCGAGCTTCCCGCCCCCGGCGAGACCATCAACTACGATATCCGCATCGAGCGCTTCTTCAGGCAGGGCGAGACCTACCTGTTCCGGTTCCATTTCGAGGCGACCGTGAACGGGGAGCCGCTTCTCTCCATGCGCAACGGCTGCGCCGGCTTCTTCAGCCAACAGGAGCTGGACGCCGGCAAGGGGATCGTGCGCGGGGCCATCGACCTGCGTCCCCGCACCGGAAAGCTCCCCGCGGACTGGCAGTACCTGGTCTCCATGCAGCCCGCATCCTACGACGCGCGGCAGCTCGACGCCCTGCGTCGAGGCGACCTGGCGGCATGCTTCGGACCGCTCTTCGCCGGTCTCCCGGTCCAGCGTCCCCTTACCCTTCCCGGCGGCAGGATGGAGCTGGTGCACCGGGTCATGGAACTGGTCCCCGACGGCGGGCGCTGCGGCCTCGGCTTCATCCGCGCCGAAGCGGACATCCATCCCGATGACTGGTTCATCACTTGTCACTTCGTGGATGACCGCGTCATGCCGGGCACGCTCATGTACGAGTGCTGCATGCACACGCTGCGTATCTTCCTGCTGCGCCTGGGCTGGGTGGCGGAGGCCGACGGCGCCGCGTGGCAGCCGGTTCCGGGCGTCGCGAGCCAGCTCTGCTGCCGCGGCCAGGTACTGGAGACCACCAAGGTGGTGACCTACGAGGTGACCGTGCGCGAACTGGGCTACCGGCCGGAACCGTACGCCATCGTCGACGCACTCATGTACGCCGACGGCAAGCCCATCGTGGAAATCACCAACATGTCGGCCCGTCTCACCGGTACGACGCGTGAAGCCCTGCTTCAGCTCTGGCAGTCCAAACATGCGCAATCCCTGAGCTTTGCCGCGCCTGCCGCGCAGGGCGTGCAGGCACCTTTATACGACCGGAAAGCCGCGCTCTACACCAAGCAGCAGATCCTGGCGTACAGCAACGGCAATCCTTCCGAAGGGTTCGGCGACCGCTACAAGGTCTTTGACAGCGAGAGGAAGATCGCCCGCCTCCCCGGTCCTCCCTTCCAGTTCATGGACCGCGTCACCGGCATCAAGGGCGAGCCGTGGCAGATGGTGCCGGGCGCCATGGCCGAGGCGCAGTACGACATCCCGGTGGACGAGTGGTATTTCGCCGCCGACCGTCAGACGCGCATGCCCTTCGCGGTGCTCCTAGAAGCCGCGCTGCAGCCCTGCGGCTGGCTTGCGGCCTACGTCGGCTCCGCGCTCACCAGCCCGACCGATATCTCCTTCCGCAACCTGGGAGGTACCGCGGTCCAGCATCGCCCCGTGACGCCGCACAGCGGCACGCTTACCGCCACGGCGACCCTTACCAAGGCCGCCACCAGCGGCGGCATGATCATCCAGGAGTTCAACTTCTCCGTCGCCGACCGTCACGGCGTGCTCTACGAAGGCGAAACCATGTTCGGGTTCTTCGCCAAGGAAGCGCTGGCCAACCAGGTGGGGATCAGGGAGGCGGCTCCGTATATCCCGAGTGCCGAGGAAGCCGGGCGCGGGCGTTCCCTCCCCTACCCCGAGCAGCGTCCCTTCCCGGACAAGACGCTGAGGATGATCGACAGGATCGAACTGTACGTCCCGGACGGAGGCCCGGCGGGCCTTGGCTACCTCAGGGGGATCAAGACCGTTGTCGGCGAGGATTGGTACTTCAAGGCGCATTTCTACCAGGATCCGGTAACCCCGGGTTCCCTGGGGCTGGAATCGTTCCTGCAGTTGATGAAGTTCGCCGCCGTCGAGCGCTGGGGGTGGAACGAAGGCGATACCGTCGCGGCCGTCGCCCTGGAGCGCAAGCACCGCTGGCTCTATCGCGGGCAGGTGGTGCCGGCCAACAAGGAAGTGACCGTGATGGCCTGGGTCACCGCCGTGGATGACGCCAATCGCATCCTCACCGCCGCAGGCTTCCTGTACGTGGATGGGCGGGCCATTTACCAGATGAACGACTTCACCGTGCAGATAGAAAGAGGCTAA